A portion of the Mustela erminea isolate mMusErm1 chromosome 19, mMusErm1.Pri, whole genome shotgun sequence genome contains these proteins:
- the NAT14 gene encoding N-acetyltransferase 14 isoform X2, whose translation MAPGHLSVREMREDERPLVLEMLKAGVKDTENRVALHALTRPPALLLLAAASSGLRFVLASFALALLLPVFLAVAAMKLGLRAQWGSLPPPGGLGGPWVAVRSSGDVCGVLALAPGSSAGDGARVTRLSVSRWHRRRGVGRRLLAFAESRARAWAGGMGEPRARLVVPVAVAAWGVAGMLEGCGYQAEGSWGCMGYTLVREFSKDL comes from the exons ATGGCCCCCGGCCACTTGTCAGTGCGGGAGATGAGGGAAGATGAGAGACCCCTGGTGCTGGAGATGCTGAAG GCAGGTGTGAAGGACACGGAGAACCGAGTGGCCCTCCACGCCCTGACGCGGCCACCAGCCCTGCTCCTCCTGGCAGCGGCCAGCAGTGGCCTGCGCTTCGTCCTGGCCTCCTTTGCCCTGGCCCTTCTCCTGCCCGTGTTCCTGGCTGTGGCAGCCATGAAGCTGGGCCTGCGGGCCCAATGGGGCTCGCTGCCTCCGCCAGGTGGcctggggggcccctgggtggccgtGCGTAGCTCAGGCGATGTGTGTGGGGTTCTGGCCTTGGCCCCAGGCTCCAGCGCTGGGGACGGGGCCCGGGTCACCCGCCTCTCTGTCTCTCGCTGGCACCGCCGCCGAGGTGTGGGCCGGCGGTTGCTGGCCTTTGCCGAATCCCGGGCACGGGCCTGGGCAGGCGGCATGGGGGAGCCCCGGGCCCGGCTCGTGGTCCCTGTGGCGGTGGCAGCGTGGGGTGTGGCGGGGATGCTGGAGGGGTGTGGCTACCAGGCTGAGGGGAGCTGGGGCTGCATGGGGTACACGCTGGTGAGGGAGTTCAGCAAGGACCTGTGA
- the NAT14 gene encoding N-acetyltransferase 14 isoform X1, protein MRTGALASPAPTRLAACLATALVRVSSAGRVHACSPRGCGSLGAAMAPGHLSVREMREDERPLVLEMLKAGVKDTENRVALHALTRPPALLLLAAASSGLRFVLASFALALLLPVFLAVAAMKLGLRAQWGSLPPPGGLGGPWVAVRSSGDVCGVLALAPGSSAGDGARVTRLSVSRWHRRRGVGRRLLAFAESRARAWAGGMGEPRARLVVPVAVAAWGVAGMLEGCGYQAEGSWGCMGYTLVREFSKDL, encoded by the exons CAGCTTGCTTAGCAACCGCCCTCGTGCGCGTCTCCTCTGCGGGCCGC GTGCACGCCTGCTCCCCTCGGGGGTGCGGGAGCCTGGGGGCTGCCATGGCCCCCGGCCACTTGTCAGTGCGGGAGATGAGGGAAGATGAGAGACCCCTGGTGCTGGAGATGCTGAAG GCAGGTGTGAAGGACACGGAGAACCGAGTGGCCCTCCACGCCCTGACGCGGCCACCAGCCCTGCTCCTCCTGGCAGCGGCCAGCAGTGGCCTGCGCTTCGTCCTGGCCTCCTTTGCCCTGGCCCTTCTCCTGCCCGTGTTCCTGGCTGTGGCAGCCATGAAGCTGGGCCTGCGGGCCCAATGGGGCTCGCTGCCTCCGCCAGGTGGcctggggggcccctgggtggccgtGCGTAGCTCAGGCGATGTGTGTGGGGTTCTGGCCTTGGCCCCAGGCTCCAGCGCTGGGGACGGGGCCCGGGTCACCCGCCTCTCTGTCTCTCGCTGGCACCGCCGCCGAGGTGTGGGCCGGCGGTTGCTGGCCTTTGCCGAATCCCGGGCACGGGCCTGGGCAGGCGGCATGGGGGAGCCCCGGGCCCGGCTCGTGGTCCCTGTGGCGGTGGCAGCGTGGGGTGTGGCGGGGATGCTGGAGGGGTGTGGCTACCAGGCTGAGGGGAGCTGGGGCTGCATGGGGTACACGCTGGTGAGGGAGTTCAGCAAGGACCTGTGA